The nucleotide sequence TGCAAAACTACATGCATAtgtagtatatataaataaaaatggatatGTTCGTTTatgcataatcgctaatctcaaaGTTCaccacagattgctttgaaattttcacacaacgttccattcgaataggcgcgtatttttatatctactatatatctGCTTCACCTGAGAcggggaaaaaaacatgtttcttGAAAAACGGCATCTGTTGGTCGTAAGAGCAGCACACGGCTCTACTAAATATAGAGCATCTCTACTAAATAttaaaattccatttcaatgtttctgattgcattgatgaatagaattttcatagattttcatTTATATTACTTTTTgtgattggaattgagctgtgtaatTTAGTTTCGTGAGtataatttccccccccccccatttcgtCTTTTAACTCTTATTTcagtgaagggaacatcagatcactgttCACAATTTTCTGATGAACGGcaaaccatttgggaaggcatcagacaagggagtggggaatggagatgacaagggagtggggaatggagatGACAAGGGGACGTTAATGAGATGGTGGGGAAAGATGAGGCGACgagaatggtgtggaggacaaagggacaggtaagGTTGCTGTGCTGagtcacagcaatgcgtggccgggtactgctagtcttcAATAAATGTGGAACCTACTACAAAATTATCTAAATTTACCTAAGGCTCCAGTTTTTGGTGCTTCCTAGATTTTGACCATTAGTAAAGAAATTCTTAATTTCATAGCAAGCTTGCTactcctattattatttaaactaATTTTATTCCTTCCAAACACATCAGCCAGGTTATGGGAGTCAGACCAGAGGACCGGGAGATGCGGGTAATGCTGGTCCGAGAGGTTCATCGGGTCAACAAGACAGCAGTCCAGTTGTAGGTGGCGGTCCGGCCGTCGTCAGCGGTTCGCGTCTGGGTGCTGGATTAGGCCTTGGCAGCAGTCAAGGAATAAATATTAACCTCGGCCAAGGCATCGGCGGCGGTCCAGCTAGTACTTCTGGGCAAAGAGTCACCGGCGGTGAGAGGGCTGCACAGGTCAGCAGCGGGCCTCGAGCTACCTCTGGCAGCAGCGGTCCGGCTTCTTACGCTGGGGCAAGGTATGGCAGTCCTCAAGTGAGCAGAGTGGATGCACTATTTAACCCCACTGTCACCCAGCTCTTCACCGTCGACCGCTTCGTCACCCTCGCTGATCAGGCTTTCCAGAGTGTGGCTGTCACCCCTCACTTCCCTCACAGTCCAGACTGTTACCACTGGAACACGCGGGGTGAGTACTTGGTATGTATTGTGACAAACGATGGTCTGGAGGCTGAGCTTAGACTAGCTAATTGTTGTCTTACACAGGTGGTCCAGACGCCGGTGGATGACCGCGTCGCCCTCCAGACAACGGTAGTTGTCAGACCTTCAACACTAACGGTCACGTACGTGCAGTCAGACTTCAGGATTGTGACTGAAAGGTCTTTAGACTACGTGACCATCGCTCACACCTCTTACGTCATCATGCAGACTACCTACACTACTACTGCTACccaagtgtaagtttgatgccaACGCTAGAGTATTTTATTGTaactgccagccttttgattactTGTAAAAGTATTGGGTAATTGGCCACTTTACTCCCCACAGGCTGTCGTACACGACAACGCTGGTGAGAACAAACATCAATACTAAGAGCACGGTGTTCACGGACTACCGCACAGTCACCGACACAGTCCTCGTCCCCGGAGCCCGCTACGGTTATAGACAGCTCTAGCAAGTTCATTAGTGTTAAGGGTTTAAAGATCGTAATATTAAACATGTATAACAGTATCGGTGTGTATGGTCTATTAAAACCTAATAAAAGCATTGGGTGTTCTTTTAATACCTGACTTGGTGTAAATGATAAATAATTGTGCCTATTTACTAGAGGTGAAATCTGTTTAGAGGTTAAGATGGTGTATACCTATAAGCTTTATTCCTAAGGTTGGTACAGCTTTAATGTTACACTAAAAGGCTACTTTCACGACAAGAATGTTCACCAACTATTCAGCACAGAGCCTTGGGAAATGGTCAGTGATCCAACGAAGCACGTTTCTGGCAACTCGTGAAAACGTAACGGCCACGGGAGTGCCAAAGGAGAACACTGGCTGTTGTTGGTACAAGACTACATTATACAAAGTACTTGGTGCGTTTGAGGTGATGTATATTCTACTGAAATGACTTGATGGCTGCTTGGCTAACAAGCATTTCATTAACACAAATAAGATACATGTACCAGGAAGAGTCAACCTTTAAGAGGTTACCTTTATGGTTAACAAAGTGTAAAACTTTACTATAAATTTCCTAATTGATAATCGGCAAGGAAAATTAAATTGCTAATGAAATAAATATCCATGTATCTATGCAAACGTGTTTTTTTTCTGGCAGTTCTTTGGTAGCAAGTCTATGCACTTCATTCATACAGCCATTCCCATCTTTAAGTGGAAACTTGATGCGAGTGGCTCGGGTGTACCACCCTTAATAAGAGCGAGTGACTGCCTCGCTCTTCTTGCTGTTATAGCTGTGCAAAATGGAAATGCAACCCGTGCATTAACTATTCATGAATCCGGCCCTCCCTCCCGTTCAGCTccttgatgccgtgagggggagCTAAGTGGGCGGCTACCGGCgtatgatgctccttaggacagtcctctgcccTTTCGTAGCCttgtactcctgctgctgtcctctgtaATTGTGCTGAACAACTTTAACTTTTTCTAATGTTTAATTTTTTTTCTCCCCCTCGTCTCCTATTTGCTcgtttcctgccaaccttttgtttgttttggttattcctttggacttcttctattttgatgcctggatgcttgaggaggcatactcttgcacccatacaACTGTAGTACCAAACGTAGAGAGCGAGGGGGACCttctgtcaatcctcctttcgtcactgaacccgatctcgacggactgacggttcttaacgtggcgtttgtggggcgtatactcgcgacgcacccttagggggccccggcatgatcggcgatagcttcttgtcgaGTGTCCTGccactaattgtggctccatggtgggtgtgggggcacaatgAATGTTTCGTTTTTGTGTTCGTGTTAAAttgtttctcctttaccttcttaagctcgtggggtgggcgaccaagcccccgagatggtccgtgttggaagaccgggctctgcagcctctgctgcattgggccccgaccttgctcctcctttggcctttctgactactcccctcggctcccctccctcctgtggttgggtcgagccccacgcccccagtggtgactttcTTCCCCAGGCCCAGCTCTGTCTCTAGTtgagactactgcgccttttaacccccctcCGGGGGTTCTCgacgccgtcctcgacacggccacactcgctcgattccttcccgttctgatgcctATCGAGCCTTGTTTGgtaccgcttcatgggccaaatactttgatctccatctTGATTCTGcgtctcctgacgatttctccctccattggCATCTTGATTACATGGAtgcctgttaccttcaaccccacacgcctcggtacacgtgtcgttgctgctccttctcaggatgcggcttcccgcttggctgccttatcctgtctTGGCgaaatccctgttcgggtctctaagaacgctcggttgaatgccggtgttggcactattctcttcCCACctcatgttgcgactggtgttcggaatctgcaggactgccacgatgatattcggcatatcctccatgcccagggccattctgtcctccaggtagacacgtttactcgttcccctcgtggtcgtcgccgtcaaccccttcgggttgtgaagattacctttgatggtaggacctctccatcctctgtcattcttgctggtaccAGGTGCTCtggtcaggagtacattccttctcctaggctctaacaagtgctggaggtttaggcatggtgccctctgctgctctggaCTGTGtcttttgtgtgtgggggggggggcgaaggtcactaagtcggagtgcacttctccccaggctcactgcctcaactgcggtgaggcccagcctaccttctcccgtgcctgtatccattacaagcttcagGCAgcagtcctcaacttgaagcaccaggagcgtttCTTTCCCAGAGGCGAGGCACCAGGTTTGCTggctcctgccttatgctaacgtctcttgggcacgcgtgttgcgctcttcctctcctcgtccttcccaccttcctcgaccatttccgggccttggaccctaatatgcccactgccccctcctctgttcgagctctgtcctgaagggtccccctcctggtccactGTCTGGAGTtctccttctttctacccggtctgtcatgtctcctgtgtcttcttactctgatccttcttcccatccttctccatctattggctctcctaacggccatcatgtgtgctctcgttcagcttctgtagagatgctggaatccgttgcccagtacatagttgctgggacaccggtctctaagtcggaagcgtaagcctggctcccctctttcctcctccccggcgggtaagaaggcttcacttttttcctcggcccctactactaTCGCTCCTTCTCCTCCCATTTTGGTGGTTGCACCCCTTGTTCCTGCTatagaggtttctttggcccccgcttccctctgttgctgcccttgctgaggtgcgct is from Procambarus clarkii isolate CNS0578487 chromosome 54, FALCON_Pclarkii_2.0, whole genome shotgun sequence and encodes:
- the LOC138352638 gene encoding uncharacterized protein: MHYLTPLSPSSSPSTASSPSLIRLSRVWLSPLTSLTVQTVTTGTRGVVQTPVDDRVALQTTVVVRPSTLTVTYVQSDFRIVTERSLDYVTIAHTSYVIMQTTYTTTATQVLSYTTTLVRTNINTKSTVFTDYRTVTDTVLVPGARYGYRQL